AGGATATCGTGCAGGATTCGTTAATCAAGGCGTTCCTGCATGTCGGACAACTGATCGATTCTTCCAGATTCATGGGCTGGCTGCAGGCCATTGTCCGCAGGCAGGCGCAGATGAAGCTGCGACGCGGCGGTCCTTATCGAATCGAACAGCCCTTCACCAGCCTGAAGCCATCCCGAACGATGGATTCCGCCAATATCGATTGGGGCGATGTGGATCATATTTTGCAATTTCTGTCTGTGAAGCTAACGCACAAACAGAATGAGTTGAATCCGGAGACGTTGTACTTACGCAAGGAAACGATTGAAATGATCCAGTCCTTCCTGCACGGCTTAAGCCGCAAGGAACGCGGCATTTTTGAAGCTTATTTTTTTAAACAATGGTCTCCTGATGAGATCGCCGCGATGTTCCAGACGACAACCCAGTCGGTCTATACCTACATCTATAGGGCCAAACGCAAGGTGCGTGAGGAGCATTCCCGCATGCTGATCCCTGCTTCTTCAGGGAAACCGGATCAGGAGAAGAATGGAGGAAACAGCTGGGTGAAAAAGTTGCCATTGCCTAGAACTAGAACGAGGGAAACGGCGTCTTCCCTTATCGATACCGTCTCCATGACGTCTCCATGATGCTGGACATGATGAATCATACATATAGTGTGAGCGAGCTGATGGGACGCTCCGGTTATGCGTTCCGCTTGCGAATCTCCGGGTTGTCCACCTATGCTGACGGTGCGTTTGTATTCGATTGGCAGGAGGTATTAAGGCAGCTGTTTGATGGGATGGGATATGAAACTGCATTTGTGATCGGTCAGCTTCCGGATGAAGGTATTGTTCCACTGGTACCCGTAGCCTCCGCCTTTCCTTTTGCGAAGTCAAGGAGTCCTGAGGTCATGAACTTTGTCAGGGAATACTTGATTGCGGGAACGCCGGTGATGTTTTTTGATACCTACGTTCAGAAGCCCTTCACGTTTGAATGGAGCTTGATTTACGGTTACGATGACGGTCGGCAGGAGCTTTATGTGACGGACCCGTCGGCTCCTTACATGAAAACCATAACGTACGAAGAGCTGACAACAAGTAGCTTGCGTTTTTTGTGCGGAATTAAAAAGAGACCCGAACAGGTGAATGGTACGAGGCGGGTTGCATTGCCTTCTATGGAGGAGCAGCTAAGCCGTATCGCCAGAGTCGCCGTAGAGGGTGACGGTTATTCGCCGCGCACCCCATTTCCTCATTATGTGCAGGGTTTGGCGGCTTATGATGCCTGGAGAAATCACCTGAAGCAGGGTGAAGCGCATATCAATCTGCATGGGATGAGCTATTTGATTCGCGTGTATGGGGATGCCCGGAGGCATGCCGTGACGTATCTTCGCGATCTCAAGGACCGATGGAGTGCGCAAAGGGGCTGCCATGAAACGGCTGATAGCGGAGCAGTCCATGATTCGCCGACATTGCCTGTGTATCAGATAGATGAAGCCTATGATCATCTCATAACATGTTATGAAGAATCCGCAAGGATGTGGACGGAGTTGGAAGCGCTTTTCCCATTTCCTTGCGGCACCGGCCGTTCAGATCCGGAAGCGATCGTGGCGGCAAGCGATCTTTTGAAACGGGCTCATGAACAGGAAAGGGAAGCCATGCGAAGTTTGCAATTCGTGATTGATAATATAAGGAGGGATCATAAATGACAGCACCAACTGAGCTTCGCCTCATCACAGAAGCGAACGGACATGATCTTAAATATGTGCAAACGGTGATTCAATCATTCGAAGTTTTCAGGCCAGACGTCAAAGTGGTGCTGGTCCAGGCGGAGGACAGCTATGGTGTGATGGAACAATTCCATCACGAAGGGGCTGATCTGCTGCATATCCGTGAGGGTGGTTATTCTACTCAGTTACGTAAAGGTGTTGTTCAAGATTTGCTGCCTTATCTGAGGAATGATCCGGTGCTGAAGATGGATGATTTTTATCAGGGAGCATTGACGCAGCCGATGTGGGAGGGCCAGCTAGCTGTGCTGCCGGTTGTGGATGTCGCAGTACCCCAAATTTTTTATAACAAAAAATGGTTTGCCGAAGCGAATGTACCCTTTCCTACGAATGAATGGACAGAGGATCAATTTCTTGATGCTGCGGTCCGCTTGACGCGGCACGGAGAGAACGGGGATGAATCAGGGTATGGTTTTTACATTTATCCGGATGTAGAATTTTTGGAGCCGTTTCTTATGCGCAAGGGAGGGCGGCATTTGTCGGAGGACGGTTCTGTGGGCAGGGGCTATACGGATAGCGAGATTGCGCATGCAGCGTATCAATGGATTGTAGATCTTTACCGCAAGCATCGAGTGGCTCCTATGCCGGGCGTCCAAGTGGACAACATATTCCGTTCGAATCGGTTTGCCATGATCTATGACTTTAGCTGGCATAACGGGATTGCCTACGATCCCGAGTTAAGTGAAACCTATGGTGTGGTAGGATTGCCTCATGCACAGGGCGGCAGGGATATTTATACGATGTACTCGACAGGCTACGGCATTCCTGTCACGTCCAAGCATTCGGAGCTGGCATGGGAATTGCTGAAAGAATTAGCGCTACCTTCTTCGGAGGAAGCGAGGCGTGCTTATTGGGGTGTGCCCATCACAAAAACATTGGCTAAGGAGCTTGGACGTACCGGTAACCCATGGTGGGGGCCGGCGTTGTACGCTATCGACCGAATCGAGAAGAATGCTTATCTCTCCAATCAGGTATGGAATCTGTCCAGGCAGCAAATGAATCAGGATATTGAGCGGATGATCAAGGGAGAAGCCGGCGTTGAGGAGACGTTATCCCGCTGGGCGGAGATTGTATCGTAGGAAATCTATCAGTTTCTGGAATTGGTTTTTATCACATAAGCCTCTATCCAACACGGATAGAGGCTTTGGTTTACTTATTTATTTTCAAAAGAGAGTCCTGGGAACACAGTATAATTATCGACATCAAAGAGCTTGGCTCTCTTCATCGATTTAATTTTGCCTTGAGCATTTAGCCGTTATTGAAAAATCGGCCCATCGGCATCTCCCTCGTAAAGGTGATCCCTCCATACTTATATTTCACTTCAATCTGAATGATGGGCTCATCGTTATAAAGACGGATGCCATAATTAAGCGGAATGCGCGAACCTTGACCGAGCGCGGCTCTCTTCTCGTCTGGCACGAGCTCGGGCTTTAACGGCATCTCTCGAATATCGACGAATTCGATATCGGGATCTTCATCAAGGCCTTCGCCGCCCACAAGATGAAGGGAATAACTGACGCCCAGCTCGGCTTTGGCAGGCTTCATGCCATCATTCACCCGCACGTCCAGCAGCTCCACATCGGCGAATCCTTCATTAATCACCTCGAAGATCACGGTATTTTCATCCGCGAAGGATGTGAATCCACCCACCTTGATGGGCGTGGGACGAAGGAACAGCAGGAATAGGAGGATAGCTGAGAGGAGTAACCCCGGGCCCATATATAAGAGCCTGCGGAGAGGTTTGGATTTTGGTTTCATGGTAGAGCAATCTTCCTTCTCTATATTAAATGGACAGCTTCACAACCGATTTGCCTGCCTCAATATCAGCTTTCATCGCTAAGAGATAATTCCGGGTGCGCACGTTCATCTCATTCCAGTTTACGAATTTGGAGAAGTAGACAAAGGAGTAGATATTGCGGAAGTCGATGAAAAATGGAATTCGCTGGATCCATTCCTCGCTCAGCGAATTCTCTTGAAGATAGCCGGATAAGAACGAGTCGAAGAATCGGGCCACAAACTCGGCTTTCCGGTTTTCCGAAACCGTCTGAACCGCATGATAGATGGCGATGGCGATATCGTAGGCGAACCAATGGTACGAGACATCCCCGAAATCAAAAAAGATAATCTCCCCGTTATGTACGTGAAAATTGTTATGGTGGAGGTCATTGTGAACGAAGCCGTAGCCTTCCTGGTCTCGCGGGAGGGCCTCAAGTTCCTTAAGATACTGCTTCCACTGTGCATGGACTTTTTCACCTGCAGCCTCCGGGAATGCATTGGCAAATATTACATGATCATTCCACTGGGGAAAGGCCATTTGGTGAACGAGCGAAGCTGCGGTGGAGTCCTTTTTCCCGAGTTTATGCATACGGCCCATCCCGCGCCCCCACTGCTTGATCATGGCGAAATTCGATGCCAAATCCGTTAATGGGCTGCCTGGAGCCTTTGTAAAAGCAATGACATAATATCGCTTCGACTCATGAGTTATCTCTTCAATAAGAAGATCCTGAGCGGATCGAACCGACTCCACTATGTTCAGCCCATGCTCGGCAAGATAGGCCATCCACGTGAGCTCGCGAATGATCGAGGCTTTGCGGTATTTGGATGCGTCCAAGAATTTAATAATGAAGGGGCGTCCGTCTTCACCGTTGTATTCAAATACATTCTGATCGAATCCCCCAAGTAACTTCAGTGAATAAGAACCTTGTCCGAATCGCTCGGCACCTTGATCCAAAACAGCCTGTTCCATGGAAAGTCCCCTTTATCGTATTCTCGATATGCCCGTCTGACTGACATACCGGATAAGTTACAGGTATTCACTACCAACTACAAGTCTACCGAAGATGGTGATCGGTTGCAAAAAGGGGTGGACACATGAAAAAAGGGCGCTCCCTAAGGAGCGCCTCAGGCTGTCGAGAAAGTCTCGACAGCTCTTTTTTGTATATTTAATTCAACACGACACCGCGTTAATATTATATAATATTAGTAAATAAACCGTTCGGAAGGGTGTTAAATATGTTGCGTTCTAACCGAGAAAAACAGCAGGCTTACGAGTTTGTTTCGATTGAAGAATTGGTTCCTCAAGATCATCTGCTCCGTAAAGTGGACAAGTATATCGATTTCTCTTTCATCGACGAAAAGGTCCGTCCGCTTTACTGTGCTGATAACGGGCGACCAGCCATCGACCCTGTTGTGTTATTTAAGATGATTTTCCTCGGTTATTTTTACGGCATCCGTTCCGAACGTCAACTCGAACGTGAAATTCAGACCAACCTCGCCTATCGCTGGTTTTTGGGGTTAGGTCTGACCGACAAAGTGCCGGACCATTCTACGATTAGCTGGAATCGTCGCACTCGTTTTAAAGATACGGAGATTTTTCAAGAGGTCTTTGATGAGATTGTGCTGCAAGCCATTCAGCACCGTATGGTAGGTGGACGCGTCCTGGTTTCCGATTCGACCCATGTCAAAGCGAATGCGAATAAGCATAAGTACACAAAGGAACAGGTTTTACAAAACACCCGTGATTATGTAGGTGAACTTAATGCCGCCGTAGAGGCCGACCGGAAGGCACATGGAAAAAAGCGCTAAAGCCTAGAGAGGACGTGATGGAGGAAAAGGAAGTCAAAGTGAGCACGACAGATCCGGACAGCGGTTATATGATCCGCGATGGGAAACCGGAAGGATTTTTCTACTTAGACCACCGTACCGTAGACCTGAAATACAATATGATTACGGATGTACATGTCACTGCGGGAAATGTCCATGATTCTATACCCTATTTGTCCCGTTTGGATCGTCAACAACAACGATTTGGTTTTAAAGTAGAAGCTGTTGCTCTGGATTCCGGGTACTTGACTTCACCTATCTGCAAAGGGCTGCAAAGCCGAAACATATTTGCTGTTATTGCTCACCGAAGATTCCATCCGACTCAAGGTTTATTCCCAAAATGGAAGTTCACGTATGAAGCAGAGCGTAACCTTTATATCTGCCCGGCAGAGCACGAACTGCAATACAAGACGACCAACCGCGAGGGATACCGGCAGTACGCTTCAGATCCTCAGCACTGCAAGAGGTGTCCGTTATTAAACGAATGCACGCGGTCTCGCAACCACCGAAAGGTGGTAACCCGTCACGTCTGGGAGGACAGCAAAGAATGGGTGCGAGGCAACCGGTTGAGTCGATCCGGGAAATATCTCTACCGAAAACGAAAAGAAACGATTGAGCGAAGCTTCGCGGACGCAAAAGAGCTCCACGGGTTTCGCTATTGTCGTTTGCGCGGGTTGCAGAACGTCAGGGAGCAAGCCCTGATGACAGCAGCCGTACAGAATATGAAGAAGATGGCGATCCACCTGGATCGCCTGGAAAACAGGGGGTAAACCCCATTCCCCCCTTTTGAAGTGACCATTTGAAATGTGAGAAACCCTGTACTTTGAAAAAAGTACAGGGTTTCTCGACAATCTGGGGCGCTCCCTAAGGAGCGCCTCTTTTAAACTATGATCTGCCTTCAAACGTCTGCGCCAGTATACGGAAGTCCAGCTCCACCGTGCTGGACAGCACGACATCCGCGTGCGGGAAATGCGCGGCATTGCCGATTGCCACGGCGAACATGCCGGCGCCCTTGATGGCATCAACGCCGGATGCGGCATCCTCCACCCCGATGCAGTCAGCAGGCTCTACGCCAAGCTGCGCGGCAGCGGTGAGGAAGATCTCCGGGTCCGGCTTGTTGTTCTTCAGCTTGGTCACGTCGACGATGACGTCGAACTGGTCCATGACGCCAAGCCGGGTCAATACGGCAATGGCGTTCTTGCTGGCGGACGCGATGCCGGTCTTCAGGCCGGCCGACCGGATGTCTGCCACAAACTCCGTAATGCCGGGCAGCAGGTCGGCTGGCGTAATCGTTTCGATCAGCTCGACATACAGCTTATTTTTGCGGTCGGCCAGCTGTACCAGCTCTTCATCCGAATAGCTTACAGGCTTCTCCGCTTGGCTTAACAGCAGCTTTAAGGAGTCCATGCGGGATACCCCTTTAAGATTCTCGTTGAACTCTCGCGTGAAGGGAATGCCCAGCTCGGTTGCCGTGGCTTTCCATGCCTGATAATGATACTCCGCCGTATCGGTAATGACGCCGTCCAAGTCAAAGATGACAGCTTTCAACTTACGTGTTTCGTTCATGTTTTTTACAGCTCCTTTTTCAGAAATCAGAAAGTATAAAATCGATGCATGGGACCTCTCTGATAACGCAAGAAAAATGACGGCTTACCGCAGCCTGTCTTCATGGAATATATATCGATAGATCGTTTTCTTCGTAAACCGGGAGTGATGCCATACGTATAGGTAGGGCATCACCCCCACGGCCTAAACCTAATTACTTGCTCTGAAGCGCATGTTTCACAGATTTCCCTTCTTCAAGCGTTACGGCTTTGTCGTACAGCTTGATCTCGATGGAATCCCCTTCAACAATCTCCAGGGTCACGCCGTCCTTCTCGATGGATACGCCGATGAGGCGGCCGCGGAAGTTCAGGCGGAAGGCATACTTCTCCCAGTCCTGCGGAATGGCCGGGGAGAGGGAAAGTCCGCTTTCCTTCAGGCGCATGCCGGCAAAGCCGTAGACGATGGACATCCAGGTACCGCCCATGTTAGCCATGTGCAGGCCGTCCTTCGTGTTGCCGTGCGTATTGTCCAGATCCAGGCGTGCCGTCTCGATGAAATACTCATACGCCTTGTCCATGCTGCCGATCTTCGAAGCCATGATGCTGAAGATGCAGGAGGACAGGGACGAATCATGCGTCGTGATGCCTTCATAGTAGTCATACGAACGCTGGATCGTTTCCAAGCTTTGCTCGTCTTCCAGCAGGAAGTGAGCAAGCACTGTATCCGCCTGTTTACACACTTGGTAACGGTAAATGGTCAGCGGATGGTAGTTCAGCAGCAGCGGATATTTGTCCTCCGGCGTGTTGTCGAAGTCCCATACCGCCTTGCGGAGGAACGTATCATCCTGCGGGTTAATGCCGAGTGCCTCGTCGTACGGCAGCAGCATAGCGTCCGCCGCTTTGGCCCATGCCATGATCTCGTCTTCCGTGACGCCAAGCCGGTCACAGAGGGACTTGAAGCCTTGAGCATCGTAGGATTTCAGAATGGTGCAGCTTTGAGCAGCCCATTTCAGGTTATGCTTCGCCATAACGTTGGTGTAATAGTTGTTATTCACGCAGCAGGTATATTCATCCGGCCCCGTCACCTCATCAATATGAAAGGCGCCGTTATAATAGTGGCCGATGTCGGCCCACAAGCGGGCGGTTTCGATCAACACCTCGGCCCCATAGGACATGAGGAAATCCCGATCCTGTTCGGCGAGATAATACTGAATATAACTGTAGGCGATGTCTGCGCTGATATGGTATTGCGCCGTTCCCGATGGGAAGAAGGAGGAGCACTCGGTTCCCGAAATCGTACGCCACGGGAACAGAGCGCCTTGCCGGTGACCCATTTCCCGAGCTCTGTCTCTCGCTTGCTCCAGCGTGGAATAACGATACAGCAGCAGTTGGCGTGCAATGTCCGGCTGCGTCATCAGGAATACCGGGAACATGTAAATTTCCGTGTCCCAGAAATAATGGCCTTCATAACCTTCACCGCTCAGGCCTTTGGCGGAGATGTTGCTGTGCTTGTCCCGACCGGCGGATTGCAGCAGCTGGAACAGGTTGAAGCGGATGCCTTCCTGCAGCTGGTCATCGTTCTGAATCAGCACATCGGCCGACTTCCAGTAGGCATTTAGATACTCGGTCTGCTCAGCCAGCAAGTCCTCAAACGAGGTATCCTTCAACTCCTCCTGCAGCTGGATTCCACGTTCGATCATCTCCTGCCCGTGACGAAGACTGTCGGTATACAGATTGTATTTCGTAAAGTGGATCGGTCCGGTCAATGGAATAGTAGCCGTGAATGTAACCTCTCCGGTTCCGGCTTCGAGCTGAACGTCGGCGTCGGCATCCAACTGGTGACGGGTCACACAAGCTGCGCGCAGCTTGGAGGCCATCGTCTCATCAACAACATAGGCGTCGCTGCCCTTCACACCGGCATCGATGACGGTCATCCGTTCCGCATGCCCTGCGCCGACCCGGGGGTCATTGGCATTGGTGTAGTTCTTCACTTTGCCGTTCACGGTGGAGACGATGCGAACCTGACCGTTGAAATTAACCGGTTCGATCCGTACATGGATGGCAAACAATTCCCGGTGCGTGAAGGACACCAGACGGCGAAAGGCCAGCTTGATCTCTTTGCCTTCAGGCGATTTCCACTGTACGATTCGCTCCGAATACCCCTTGTCCATATGCAAGTGGCGCTCATGTGAAGTGATCGTGCCGTGATCAAGGCGGAAAGGTTCTTTTTCTTCACCTAAATAGATCAGGACCGTTTGGGCATCAATATTGTTAACGAGTTTTTGCTGTGTATCGGGAAAGGCGAAGAGCTTCTCGCCGTAAGGGATGTCAATCACGTCGTGGAAAGCGTTCAGATAGGTGCCGCGAATGGTGGACAAACTCTCTCCGTAGCCTTCTTCGAAGTTGCCACGCACACCCAAGTAACCGTTTCCGAGTGCAAAAATACTTTCCATATTCAGCAACGCTTGCTGTGACAAATCAGGATTTGATATATTCCAGGTCATGGTCTACACTTCCTTCCTAGCATGGTTATGCTTGAATTCTAGAGCTAATCGGGGTTATGTTATACTAAAATATCAAGGTTTTTATCAATATTTTTAGGTGGTGTGGAAATAATGAAAGAGCCTTCACGCTCGGGAAACCGTCCGTTTTATCTGTCTTCCCGTATGCATTATTTGCGCGAGAATTTTATCCATCCCCCATTTGATTATGAGCACGAGCTGCTGGAAGCGATCCGCTTCGGCGATGAGAATAGAGCCATGGATATGCTTCGTAAGATTAACGAGCTGGAAGCGGCTGTGCTGGCGACGTATCCGCTTCGGTCGAAGAAGAATGCCTTGATTGCTTCCTGTACCTTATTTACCCGCGCAATCATCCGGGGCGGCGTGGATCCTGAGATTGCTTTTCACTTAAGCGATACGCTGATCCTTGAGATCGAGAAAATGACCGATGTGGAGCGGCTGGTTCATTTTGAGTATGAAATGCTGGTGCAGTTTGTTTCGATGATTCGCTCCGAGAAAGAGGATGTGTCCTTCTCTCACATTGTGAACCTGGCGATCTATTACATTAGGGAGCATATTTTTGAGGAACTGACCTTGCAGAGAGTTGCGGAATATTTGAAAGTCCACCCAAGCTATCTATCCGATCGCTTTAAGCGGGAGACGGGCGTATCCATTACAACCTTTATTAATCGGCGGAAGATTGAGGAGTCCAAACATTTGCTGGCTAATACGAACCAGTCCATATCCGAAATCGCGTTTACGTTCAAGTTTTGCAGTCAGAGTTATTATACGCAATTGTTCAAGAATTTTACGGGGATGACGCCGAGAAAATTCCGGATAAGCGGGACGGCGCGATAAAGGATGATCCCAACGAGAAGAGAGAGACACGGCTCATGAAGAAACTAAAGCAGAAGATGCTTCACTTAAGTCTGGAGAAGAAACTGATCGCGGCGTTCTCCGCCTTTATCATCGTTCCCCTCCTGCTGATCGGCGGCATCGTATCCTGGGTATACGTGGAGAATAACCGGAGTACGATGATTGATGCCGCCGTGGAGAACAACAAACAAATTATTAAAAATATCGACACCTCCCTGCAGCCGCTGCTGCGACTGTCGATGTTTCCGATTCAGGACTCCACGGTGTATGCCATTATGCGCAAGGATTACGGCAAGGTGACGTATCCATTGCTTGAACGGGGGCAGGATTTCGATAAAGTGAACGGCTTGATCCAGAGCGGGATCATGCTGTATTCGGATTTGATTGACTCCGTTGTCATCTATCACGAGAACAGTCAGTCGATTATTGGCCGAAGCAACAGGGAATATATGAACTTCGCTTATTTCAAGGAGCAGTTTACCCGTGAGCCTTTTGTCCAGAAGATCAGAGGAGCCCATGGTCGCCTTGTCCCTGTAGGGATTCGTCAGGAGCGGCTGCTGTCAGCCAAGGGAATTCCGGTCGTGTCGGTTGGCCGGGCCATCATGGATCCGTACACGAAGGAGGATCTTGGGTTTATCCTCTTTAACATTTCGGTGGATAAACTCAAGACGCTGTGGAGCGATACGGCATTTTCCGAGAATACGAATTTCTATCTGATCGATGAAGCTGATCATATCGTGCATAGCGTCCACCCCGAGGAAATCGGGCTGTCGGCATCCGAAGTATTGGGGAATGATTTTCAATATAACGCAGACGGCGAAGTGAACACGAAGATCAATCGGGATACCTACATGATTTCTTCTTCCTCTTCTTTGGCTAATTGGAAGGCGGTTACGGTCATTCCGAAGAAGGATTTGTTCTCGATTGTCTATCTTATGGTTGCCATCTTAATCGCCGCATTGATTCTGCTACTCGTGCTGTCCATCCTGATCTCGGCACGCATTGCGACCACGATCATGAAACCGCTGGCGGTGCTGAACAGCAAAATGAAGCTTGTCTCCCAAGGTCAGCTTGACGTAAGCTTTGATACGAGACAGCACGGTGAAATCGGTGTGATCAGCCATACCGTAGACCAGATGCTGCAGGAAATTCGCGATTTAATCGAGCGGATCTATGTGGAGGAAGAGGAGAAGCGGAATCTGGAGATGAATGCGCTGCAGTCGCAGATTCGTCCGCATTTTATATATAACACGCTGAACGTCATCAAGTGGATGGCCAAGATCCAGGGAGCAACCGGCATTGAAGAAGCGCTTCAGGCTTTCTCTTCAGTCATCAAGTTTACGGTGAAGAAGGAAGGCGACTACGTGACCATTGCGGAGGAAGTCCAATTCATGGAGAACTATACGAAAATTCTTGATTTCCGTTATTTTAATAAATTTGATGTCTCGTATGAGGTCGATCCAGCCGTAATGAATCATAGGACCCTGAAGTTTCTGCTTCAGCCCCTTGTGGAGAACGCGGTGTTCCATGGCTTTGAAGGTATCGATTACAAGGGCAGCCTTGTGATATCGATTTATGAGGAACGAGACGCGCTCATCATGGAAGTAAGTGATAATGGACGCGGTTTTCCGGAGGGTGGACAAGCGAAGGTGGAGCAGGGCGGTCCACAAGATACCTTTAACTCGATTGGACTTAACAATATACGGAACCGGATATCCCTTCATTTTGGGCCGGAATACGGCCTGTGGATCAAGAGGGGAGAGCATGGCGGAACTGTGGCATGGCTTCGGGTTCCGATCATCACAGAAGAAACAGGGTGATAAGCAAGTGCGAATACTTATAGTAGATGACGAGCCGCTCGTGCGGATTGGAATCAAATCGGCGATTGATTGGGAGGCCCAGGGTGTGGCTATTGTGGGTGAGGCTGGCGACGGCGAAGAGGCCCTGCGCATGATAATGGAAATCGCACCTGACGTGGTGCTGCTGGATATCAAAATGCCGAAGATGGACGGGATCGAAGTACTCCGGGCGATTAAGGAGCGGCAGCTTCCTGTGCAGACCATTGTGCTGAGCAGCTTCGATGATATTACATATGTGAAGGAAGCTTTGAAGCTGGGGGCGTTCGATTATTTTCACAAACCCGATATGAATGAACGTGAGCTGACCGCGATGCTGAAGAGCGTACGGGAACAGTTTGGAAGCCGTGGGACTCCGGCTCAGGCGGAGTCGGGTGCAGCGGGCAACCGGAAGGAGAAGATGCTATATGACGCTCTCCATGGTTATGTTCATGACCTGCACGAAACGGAACTTAAAGAGGGTAACATATACGTCGTTCTTTTTAAAATCAAGAATTATCATACGGTCATCCAAAGGTATACCAAAGAAACCGAATCCATCCTGCCGAATACGGTTCAGAACGTGGTCAGCGAGATTCTGTCCACGGAGAAGGAAGTTGAATATCTTCAACTGGATGAGCAGTGCAGCGTCGTATTCATCAGCAACAGCGAGCTGAAAAGCCTGCTGGCTT
Above is a window of Paenibacillus sp. FSL K6-1330 DNA encoding:
- a CDS encoding sigma-70 family RNA polymerase sigma factor, translating into MLEITADGTTIETMEDRFLTERAKAGDTEAFGELVRRHRTSARSWARSMTRDTHMAEDIVQDSLIKAFLHVGQLIDSSRFMGWLQAIVRRQAQMKLRRGGPYRIEQPFTSLKPSRTMDSANIDWGDVDHILQFLSVKLTHKQNELNPETLYLRKETIEMIQSFLHGLSRKERGIFEAYFFKQWSPDEIAAMFQTTTQSVYTYIYRAKRKVREEHSRMLIPASSGKPDQEKNGGNSWVKKLPLPRTRTRETASSLIDTVSMTSP
- a CDS encoding extracellular solute-binding protein — its product is MTAPTELRLITEANGHDLKYVQTVIQSFEVFRPDVKVVLVQAEDSYGVMEQFHHEGADLLHIREGGYSTQLRKGVVQDLLPYLRNDPVLKMDDFYQGALTQPMWEGQLAVLPVVDVAVPQIFYNKKWFAEANVPFPTNEWTEDQFLDAAVRLTRHGENGDESGYGFYIYPDVEFLEPFLMRKGGRHLSEDGSVGRGYTDSEIAHAAYQWIVDLYRKHRVAPMPGVQVDNIFRSNRFAMIYDFSWHNGIAYDPELSETYGVVGLPHAQGGRDIYTMYSTGYGIPVTSKHSELAWELLKELALPSSEEARRAYWGVPITKTLAKELGRTGNPWWGPALYAIDRIEKNAYLSNQVWNLSRQQMNQDIERMIKGEAGVEETLSRWAEIVS
- a CDS encoding phosphotransferase encodes the protein MEQAVLDQGAERFGQGSYSLKLLGGFDQNVFEYNGEDGRPFIIKFLDASKYRKASIIRELTWMAYLAEHGLNIVESVRSAQDLLIEEITHESKRYYVIAFTKAPGSPLTDLASNFAMIKQWGRGMGRMHKLGKKDSTAASLVHQMAFPQWNDHVIFANAFPEAAGEKVHAQWKQYLKELEALPRDQEGYGFVHNDLHHNNFHVHNGEIIFFDFGDVSYHWFAYDIAIAIYHAVQTVSENRKAEFVARFFDSFLSGYLQENSLSEEWIQRIPFFIDFRNIYSFVYFSKFVNWNEMNVRTRNYLLAMKADIEAGKSVVKLSI
- a CDS encoding IS1182 family transposase (programmed frameshift); translation: MLRSNREKQQAYEFVSIEELVPQDHLLRKVDKYIDFSFIDEKVRPLYCADNGRPAIDPVVLFKMIFLGYFYGIRSERQLEREIQTNLAYRWFLGLGLTDKVPDHSTISWNRRTRFKDTEIFQEVFDEIVLQAIQHRMVGGRVLVSDSTHVKANANKHKYTKEQVLQNTRDYVGELNAAVEADRKAHGKKPLKPREDVMEEKEVKVSTTDPDSGYMIRDGKPEGFFYLDHRTVDLKYNMITDVHVTAGNVHDSIPYLSRLDRQQQRFGFKVEAVALDSGYLTSPICKGLQSRNIFAVIAHRRFHPTQGLFPKWKFTYEAERNLYICPAEHELQYKTTNREGYRQYASDPQHCKRCPLLNECTRSRNHRKVVTRHVWEDSKEWVRGNRLSRSGKYLYRKRKETIERSFADAKELHGFRYCRLRGLQNVREQALMTAAVQNMKKMAIHLDRLENRG
- the pgmB gene encoding beta-phosphoglucomutase, which translates into the protein MNETRKLKAVIFDLDGVITDTAEYHYQAWKATATELGIPFTREFNENLKGVSRMDSLKLLLSQAEKPVSYSDEELVQLADRKNKLYVELIETITPADLLPGITEFVADIRSAGLKTGIASASKNAIAVLTRLGVMDQFDVIVDVTKLKNNKPDPEIFLTAAAQLGVEPADCIGVEDAASGVDAIKGAGMFAVAIGNAAHFPHADVVLSSTVELDFRILAQTFEGRS
- a CDS encoding glycosyl hydrolase family 65 protein; protein product: MTWNISNPDLSQQALLNMESIFALGNGYLGVRGNFEEGYGESLSTIRGTYLNAFHDVIDIPYGEKLFAFPDTQQKLVNNIDAQTVLIYLGEEKEPFRLDHGTITSHERHLHMDKGYSERIVQWKSPEGKEIKLAFRRLVSFTHRELFAIHVRIEPVNFNGQVRIVSTVNGKVKNYTNANDPRVGAGHAERMTVIDAGVKGSDAYVVDETMASKLRAACVTRHQLDADADVQLEAGTGEVTFTATIPLTGPIHFTKYNLYTDSLRHGQEMIERGIQLQEELKDTSFEDLLAEQTEYLNAYWKSADVLIQNDDQLQEGIRFNLFQLLQSAGRDKHSNISAKGLSGEGYEGHYFWDTEIYMFPVFLMTQPDIARQLLLYRYSTLEQARDRAREMGHRQGALFPWRTISGTECSSFFPSGTAQYHISADIAYSYIQYYLAEQDRDFLMSYGAEVLIETARLWADIGHYYNGAFHIDEVTGPDEYTCCVNNNYYTNVMAKHNLKWAAQSCTILKSYDAQGFKSLCDRLGVTEDEIMAWAKAADAMLLPYDEALGINPQDDTFLRKAVWDFDNTPEDKYPLLLNYHPLTIYRYQVCKQADTVLAHFLLEDEQSLETIQRSYDYYEGITTHDSSLSSCIFSIMASKIGSMDKAYEYFIETARLDLDNTHGNTKDGLHMANMGGTWMSIVYGFAGMRLKESGLSLSPAIPQDWEKYAFRLNFRGRLIGVSIEKDGVTLEIVEGDSIEIKLYDKAVTLEEGKSVKHALQSK
- a CDS encoding AraC family transcriptional regulator, whose protein sequence is MKEPSRSGNRPFYLSSRMHYLRENFIHPPFDYEHELLEAIRFGDENRAMDMLRKINELEAAVLATYPLRSKKNALIASCTLFTRAIIRGGVDPEIAFHLSDTLILEIEKMTDVERLVHFEYEMLVQFVSMIRSEKEDVSFSHIVNLAIYYIREHIFEELTLQRVAEYLKVHPSYLSDRFKRETGVSITTFINRRKIEESKHLLANTNQSISEIAFTFKFCSQSYYTQLFKNFTGMTPRKFRISGTAR